Proteins from one Deltaproteobacteria bacterium genomic window:
- a CDS encoding DUF2075 domain-containing protein, whose product MIQIERVPTGIVGLDPLIEGGFPKGRSILVTGEPGTGKSIFALQFLYEGLKRGENSVWITADETPMDIIAQAASLGWDFEPLIQNRQLAILNAGSYLNTLPSAGSEQRIDIQKAVNDLAVFVTQIGAQRLVFDPVGPFILLRDNATRIQDQMRQLIQLLRTTMPTTNLLTSYAVPRSGERSMHGVEEYLVAGAIVLEMIWKGGALGRSLIVEKMRYTDVKPRQLEFDIVKGTGLVIAGAE is encoded by the coding sequence ATGATTCAGATCGAACGGGTGCCGACCGGAATCGTCGGACTCGATCCGCTGATCGAGGGCGGATTTCCCAAGGGTCGGTCGATTCTCGTCACCGGCGAGCCGGGCACGGGCAAGTCTATTTTTGCCTTGCAGTTTCTCTACGAGGGTCTCAAGCGCGGCGAAAATAGCGTTTGGATCACCGCCGACGAGACGCCGATGGATATCATCGCCCAAGCCGCGTCGCTGGGCTGGGATTTTGAGCCGTTGATTCAAAACCGGCAATTGGCGATTTTAAACGCCGGCAGTTATCTGAACACGCTGCCCAGCGCCGGCAGCGAACAACGCATCGACATTCAAAAAGCGGTCAACGATCTCGCTGTTTTCGTCACACAGATCGGCGCCCAACGGTTGGTCTTCGATCCAGTGGGGCCATTCATCTTGTTGCGCGACAACGCCACGCGCATTCAAGATCAAATGCGCCAATTGATCCAACTGCTGCGCACGACCATGCCGACCACCAACCTATTAACTTCCTACGCCGTGCCGCGCAGCGGTGAGCGCTCCATGCACGGCGTCGAGGAATATTTAGTAGCCGGCGCCATCGTGCTGGAAATGATTTGGAAAGGCGGCGCCCTCGGACGCAGCCTGATCGTCGAAAAAATGCGCTACACCGACGTCAAACCGCGGCAATTGGAATTCGACATCGTCAAAGGGACCGGCCTCGTCATCGCCGGCGCCGAATAA
- the clpB gene encoding ATP-dependent chaperone ClpB, with translation MRLDKLTTKSQEAMQQAQGLADKRNHQAIDVEHLLFALLGQKDGVVLALLQKLGVPLNGLTEKLQKALDRLPQVTGATGQSYITPRLKKVIESAETEAETLKDEYVSTEHLLLAMVQETGETGKLLKELGASKDKILAALVGIRGSQRITDPNPEEKYQALEKYARNLTDLARAGKLDPVIGRDDEIRRVIQVLSRRTKNNPVLIGEPGVGKTAIVEGLALRIVNGDVPEGLKEKRLLSLDLAAMVAGAKFRGEFEDRLKAVLKEVTEASGRIILFIDELHTLVGAGAAEGAMDASNMLKPALARGELRCVGATTLDEYRKRVEKDPALERRFQPVLVGEPSVEDAIAILRGLKERYEVHHGVRITDPAIIAAATLSERYISDRFLPDKAIDLIDEAASRLRMEIDSMPIEIDEVERKIMQLEIERQALKREEDQASKERLGQLEGEIRNLKETSSGLKAHWQNEKQSIQRIRALKEKIEATKVDEQKAQRAGDLNRAAELRYGTLSQLQKDLTAANQQLNELQKDQKMLKEEVDAEDIAEVVAKWTGIPVSKMLEGEVQKLLKMEDRLQLRVVGQESAIHAVANAVRRARAGLQDQNRPIGSFIFLGPTGVGKTELCRALAEFLFDNEQAMVRLDMSEYMEKHSVSRLIGAPPGYVGYDEGGQLTEAVRRRPYSVVLFDEIEKAHPDVFNALLQVLEDGRMTDSQGRTVDFKNTVIIMTSNLGSQYILELGAKDRKQMEQRVNAALREAFKPEFLNRVDETIIFNNLGRDEIKSIVDIQLKRLRHNLAARKMALDISESAKALLAEAGYDPVYGARPLKRTIQRLIQDPLAVKILAGEFKEGDRVKVDVLNDELDFSHGTAPLADEAYEARTIH, from the coding sequence ATGCGATTAGATAAACTGACAACCAAATCACAAGAAGCCATGCAGCAAGCCCAGGGGCTCGCTGACAAGCGCAATCATCAAGCGATCGACGTCGAACATCTATTGTTCGCACTGTTGGGACAAAAAGACGGCGTGGTTCTCGCGCTGTTGCAAAAACTCGGCGTGCCGCTCAATGGGTTAACCGAAAAATTGCAAAAAGCCCTCGATCGTCTGCCCCAGGTAACTGGCGCCACCGGTCAAAGCTACATCACTCCAAGACTCAAGAAAGTCATCGAGAGCGCCGAGACCGAAGCCGAAACGCTCAAAGACGAATATGTTTCCACCGAGCATTTGCTCCTCGCCATGGTGCAAGAGACCGGTGAGACCGGCAAGCTGCTCAAAGAGCTGGGCGCCAGCAAAGATAAAATTCTCGCCGCTCTGGTCGGTATCCGCGGCTCGCAGCGGATTACCGATCCCAATCCCGAAGAAAAATATCAGGCGTTGGAAAAATACGCGCGCAATCTCACCGATCTAGCGCGCGCCGGTAAGCTCGATCCGGTAATCGGCCGCGACGATGAAATTCGCCGGGTGATTCAAGTGCTATCGCGCCGGACCAAGAATAATCCGGTGCTGATCGGCGAGCCGGGCGTCGGCAAAACCGCCATCGTCGAAGGGCTGGCGCTGCGCATCGTCAACGGCGACGTGCCCGAAGGCTTGAAGGAAAAGCGCCTATTGTCCCTCGATTTGGCCGCCATGGTCGCTGGCGCGAAATTCCGCGGCGAGTTCGAAGACCGCTTGAAAGCGGTGTTGAAAGAAGTCACTGAAGCGAGCGGCCGGATTATTTTGTTCATTGACGAGCTGCACACATTGGTCGGTGCCGGCGCGGCAGAAGGCGCCATGGACGCATCGAACATGTTGAAGCCGGCGCTCGCCCGCGGCGAGCTACGCTGCGTCGGCGCCACGACGCTGGACGAATACCGCAAGCGGGTGGAAAAAGATCCGGCCTTGGAGCGCCGCTTTCAACCGGTCTTGGTCGGCGAACCCTCGGTGGAAGATGCCATCGCGATTCTCCGCGGCTTGAAAGAACGCTACGAAGTGCACCATGGCGTGCGCATTACCGATCCGGCGATCATCGCCGCGGCGACGCTCTCGGAACGCTACATCAGCGACCGCTTTCTGCCCGACAAAGCCATCGACTTGATCGACGAAGCGGCGTCGCGCCTGAGAATGGAAATCGACAGCATGCCCATCGAGATCGACGAAGTCGAGCGCAAGATCATGCAATTGGAAATCGAACGCCAAGCGCTCAAACGCGAAGAAGATCAAGCCTCCAAGGAACGGCTCGGCCAGCTTGAAGGCGAGATCCGCAACCTCAAAGAAACTTCCAGCGGTCTCAAAGCCCACTGGCAGAATGAAAAGCAATCGATTCAACGCATTCGCGCCTTAAAAGAAAAAATCGAAGCGACCAAAGTCGACGAGCAAAAAGCTCAGCGCGCCGGCGACTTGAACCGCGCCGCCGAGCTACGCTACGGCACCTTGAGCCAACTGCAAAAGGATTTAACCGCGGCGAACCAGCAGTTGAACGAGCTGCAAAAAGATCAAAAGATGCTCAAAGAGGAAGTCGACGCCGAAGATATCGCCGAGGTGGTCGCCAAATGGACCGGCATTCCGGTTTCGAAGATGCTCGAAGGCGAAGTGCAAAAGCTGCTCAAGATGGAAGATCGGTTGCAACTGCGGGTGGTCGGCCAGGAAAGCGCGATTCATGCCGTGGCCAACGCCGTGCGCCGCGCCCGCGCCGGTTTGCAGGATCAGAACCGCCCCATCGGTTCGTTTATTTTCCTGGGCCCTACCGGTGTGGGAAAGACTGAACTGTGCCGGGCGCTGGCGGAATTCCTGTTCGACAACGAGCAGGCGATGGTGCGCCTCGACATGTCGGAGTATATGGAAAAGCATTCCGTGTCGCGCTTGATCGGCGCCCCTCCCGGCTATGTCGGTTACGACGAAGGCGGGCAGTTGACCGAAGCCGTGCGCCGCCGCCCCTATTCGGTCGTCCTATTCGACGAAATCGAAAAGGCTCATCCCGATGTCTTCAACGCGCTGTTGCAAGTGCTCGAAGACGGCCGCATGACCGACAGCCAAGGCCGCACCGTCGATTTTAAAAACACCGTCATCATCATGACCTCGAACCTCGGCAGTCAGTATATTCTCGAACTCGGCGCTAAAGACCGTAAGCAAATGGAGCAGCGCGTCAACGCGGCTTTGCGCGAGGCGTTCAAGCCGGAATTTTTGAATCGCGTCGATGAAACGATTATTTTTAATAATCTTGGCCGCGATGAGATTAAATCCATCGTCGACATCCAACTCAAGCGCTTGCGCCATAACTTGGCGGCGCGGAAAATGGCTTTGGATATCAGCGAAAGCGCCAAAGCGCTGCTCGCCGAAGCCGGCTATGATCCGGTCTACGGCGCGCGGCCGCTCAAGCGCACCATCCAGCGATTGATTCAGGACCCGCTGGCGGTTAAGATTCTCGCTGGCGAATTCAAAGAAGGCGATCGGGTGAAAGTCGACGTGCTCAACGACGAGCTGGACTTCAGCCATGGCACAGCGCCGCTGGCGGACGAAGCTTACGAAGCAAGAACGATTCATTGA